In Arachis stenosperma cultivar V10309 chromosome 1, arast.V10309.gnm1.PFL2, whole genome shotgun sequence, one DNA window encodes the following:
- the LOC130963061 gene encoding G-type lectin S-receptor-like serine/threonine-protein kinase LECRK3 — MLMLMLMLFMATISIILVLFLPLILIIANEATPVENIIGLGKSLSPNGNNNNSNPSSWLSSSGNFAFGFYPHRDGYALGIWILGPDNTVVWTANRDGLPLPSSSTLQLTPRGLLLRQGTEEEAVAALNITSFSFSNLGKEAASASMLDSGNFVIYNASRGVVWQSFDHPSDTILGGQRLINGNKLVSGVSKTDHSSIGLFYLVMQKDNNLVSYPIKSLSFPSDAYYATGTYSNAPITTYHLYLNQTTGYLLIRNDTDLMTKHNLLFDNSYYSAAQNKNKNKNKNNTTIIYRATLDFDGVFRLYAHDMITKDSSIVSTWPDTVCSVKGYCGFNSYCALADENPFCYCLPGFDYLDPNQNTLGCRRNFSEDKCSEDAFYRMVPLEKLAWARGDRSYFQAQMSEEEDCSSSCLKDCNCWAASYDQNSMICTKQQPPLRYAKRIQGNEEVPSLKFFKVRNLNLNNVSSEPVPETRGTNQFIKTTSNKAILRIILVTSIFTLIFCSTIGISCHLMSKIRVLKYKRLLEIGDLGLNEEVALRRFSYTELKRATNGFKQELGKGSFGAVYKGVLYKAGRSRRFIAVKRLEKLVEDGEREFQAEVRAIGKTHHRNLVRLLGFCAEGPKRLLVYEYMSNGSLGKLLFGDERLLEWDERVRIALDIARGILYLHEQCEAPIIHCDIKPQNILMDEFWTAKISDFGLAKLLMPDQTRTFTGVRGTRGYLAPEWNKNTPITVKADIYSYGIVLLETVCCRRNLDVNVSEPNEILLSGWAYKCFVAGEVHKLVHREEVDKNVVENMVKVALWCIQDEPVLRPSMKSVVLMLEGVTDVPVPPCPTSSSI, encoded by the coding sequence ATGCTCATGCTCATGCTCATGCTTTTCATGGCTACCATTTCCATcattcttgttctcttcttgcCTCTAATACTAATAATAGCAAATGAAGCCACACCTGTTGAGAACATCATTGGATTGGGCAAATCGCTCTCTCCCAATGGTAATAATAATAACAGCAATCCATCTTCATGGCTTTCAAGTTCCGGCAATTTTGCATTTGGCTTTTATCCTCACCGTGATGGCTACGCTCTTGGAATATGGATTCTGGGCCCCGACAACACCGTGGTCTGGACCGCTAACCGCGACGGTTTGCCACTTCCCTCTTCCTCCACCTTGCAGCTAACCCCACGGGGTTTGCTTCTTCGACAAGGAAccgaagaagaagcagtagcgGCACTCAACATCACTAGCTTTTCATTTTCAAACCTTGGAAAAGAAGCAGCTTCAGCTTCCATGCTGGATTCCGGCAACTTTGTGATCTATAATGCTTCCCGTGGTGTTGTATGGCAAAGCTTTGATCACCCAAGTGACACCATTTTAGGAGGGCAAAGGTTGATCAATGGAAACAAATTGGTCTCTGGTGTCTCCAAAACAGACCATTCATCAATTGGGCTTTTCTATCTCGTCATGCAGAAAGATAACAACCTTGTCTCTTACCCTATCAAAAGCCTCTCTTTCCCTTCTGATGCTTACTATGCCACCGGCACCTACAGCAACGCTCCTATCACCACCTATCATCTCTACCTCAACCAAACAACAGGCTATCTACTTATCAGGAATGACACTGATTTGATGACCAAGCATAACCTTCTTTTTGATAATTCTTATTATTCGGCTGCCcagaacaagaacaagaacaagaacaagaacaacACCACAATTATTTATCGTGCAACTCTGGATTTTGATGGAGTTTTCCGACTCTATGCTCATGACATGATTACCAAAGACAGCAGCATAGTAAGCACTTGGCCTGATACTGTTTGTTCAGTGAAGGGCTACTGCGGCTTCAACAGCTACTGTGCACTGGCCGATGAGAATCCATTTTGCTATTGTCTTCCGGGATTTGATTATCTAGATCCGAACCAAAACACTCTTGGATGTAGAAGGAACTTCTCAGAAGACAAGTGTAGTGAGGACGCGTTTTACAGAATGGTCCCTTTGGAGAAATTGGCCTGGGCACGTGGTGACCGCTCTTATTTTCAGGCACAAATGTCAGAGGAGGAAGATTgctcttcttcttgtttgaaagATTGCAATTGTTGGGCTGCTTCTTATGATCAGAATAGCATGATTTGTACAAAGCAGCAACCCCCTCTCAGATATGCAAAAAGGATACAGGGAAACGAAGAAGTACCCTCCTTGAAATTCTTCAAGGTAAGAAACTTGAACTTGAATAATGTTAGCAGTGAGCCTGTGCCTGAGACTCGTGGAACAAATCAATTCATCAAGACTACTAGTAACAAAGCAATTCTACGTATTATTCTTGTTACCTCCATTTTCACTCTGATTTTCTGCTCCACTATTGGGATATCTTGTCATTTGATGTCAAAGATTCGAGTTCTCAAGTACAAGAGGCTCTTGGAGATTGGGGACTTGGGGCTGAATGAGGAAGTGGCTTTGAGGAGATTTTCATACACTGAGCTCAAGAGAGCAACCAACGGTTTCAAGCAAGAGTTGGGAAAGGGCTCTTTTGGAGCAGTTTACAAAGGGGTTTTATACAAGGCGGGAAGAAGTAGGAGATTCATTGCGGTGAAGAGACTTGAAAAGTTGGTTGAAGATGGAGAAAGAGAGTTCCAAGCAGAGGTGAGAGCCATTGGAAAAACACACCACAGGAACCTTGTTCGCTTGCTTGGCTTCTGTGCCGAGGGTCCCAAAAGGCTTCTGGTCTATGAATACATGAGCAATGGTTCCCTTGGCAAGCTTCTCTTTGGCGACGAAAGGCTTCTAGAATGGGATGAAAGAGTCAGAATAGCTCTGGATATTGCAAGAGGGATCCTCTATCTGCATGAACAGTGTGAGGCACCCATCATTCACTGCGACATAAAGCCTCAAAATATCTTGATGGATGAATTTTGGACTGCCAAAATATCCGATTTCGGACTAGCTAAGCTTCTGATGCCGGATCAAACAAGAACCTTCACAGGAGTTAGAGGGACAAGAGGGTACTTGGCCCCTGAATGGAACAAGAACACACCAATAACAGTGAAGGCTGATATCTATAGCTATGGGATAGTGCTTCTGGAGACAGTGTGTTGCAGGAGAAACCTTGATGTTAATGTGTCAGAGCCAAATGAGATTCTTCTGTCTGGTTGGGCCTATAAGTGCTTTGTTGCTGGAGAGGTGCATAAGCTAGTTCATCGGGAAGAAGTGGATAAGAATGTTGTGGAAAATATGGTGAAGGTGGCACTGTGGTGTATCCAAGATGAACCTGTTCTCCGCCCTTCAATGAAGAGTGTGGTGCTCATGCTTGAAGGGGTTACTGACGTGCCAGTTCCTCCTTGCCCAACTTCTAGCTCCATTTGA
- the LOC130934627 gene encoding G-type lectin S-receptor-like serine/threonine-protein kinase LECRK3: MASKSPILIVLLFLSSILLLHSSLADADDGITKIELGHSLSPKGNQSSSWLSSSGHFAFGFYPHAQGYGYAVGIWLLGEPDITLVWTANRNDPPLPSSSTLLLTIDGLVLQQGQKITNNVTGASMASMLDSGNFVIYDDSHVVVWQSFDHPTDTILGGQNLTAANRLVSSLSKTDHSTGLFYLIMQESDSNLVAYPLKTLPYAEDHYWAEIDNATTGSVQLSLNTEGFLCLREHQCFVNNTNLLRNSNSQKQNTTSIYRATFDFDGVFRLYEHQFDGEGNRRPLSVEIRWEALHDKCQINGFCGFNSYCSNTNMCHCYPGFVPISSNGMFLECKLNYSKDECQSNPDPSSLYDVTLLEHMSWSDFPYLVTKETTMEACEESCKEDCDCGGALYANNGGICSIYRLPLRYGRKVPNASDTATAIFKVPYHSGFLINQTHLDPDSHVVVDNKRSLILILSSSLGSVTLLCVIIAVSVFFNYRHHVYSYAKLSASSNLGFTKECSLRSFSFDELLEATSGFTEEIGRGSYGAVYKGTVTGDGSNKSVAVKRLERIADDEGEREFRAEVTAIARTHHRNLVKLVGYCIEGSRKLLVYEYVSNGCLANLLFKGKNHHHHHHDQALPWKERIKIALDVARGVQYLHEECGVRIVHCNLKPQNILIDEAWTAKISDFGLARLLKQPQQPEFLTDDEVRSSYLAPEWKNEASPSLSSCSSPLVSVKVDIYSYGVVVLEIVCRRRSIDVNVKCPEEVLLSSWVYQCYAEGELRKLVVNESEEEDTDWKTLERMVKVGLWCVQDDPSLRPSMKNVILMLEGWKPIPTPPSPLAST, translated from the exons ATGGCTTCTAAATCCCCCATTCTCATTGTTCTGCTCTTTCTGTCTTCTATTCTACTGCTACACTCATCACTTGCAGATGCAGATGATGGAATAACCAAGATTGAGTTGGGTCATTCCCTCTCTCCAAAAGGAAACCAATCTTCATCATGGTTATCAAGTTCTGGCCATTTTGCATTTGGATTTTACCCTCATGCTCAAGGCTATGGCTATGCTGTTGGTATATGGCTGCTTGGTGAGCCTGACATTACTCTAGTATGGACTGCTAACCGCAACGATCCGCCGCTACCTTCTTCCTCCACCTTACTTTTGACCATTGATGGCTTGGTTCTTCAACAAGGACAAAAGATTACTAATAATGTCACAGGGGCTTCTATGGCATCCATGCTGGATTCCGGAAACTTTGTAATCTATGATGATTCACATGTTGTTGTGTGGCAAAGCTTTGATCATCCAACCGATACCATTTTAGGAGGTCAGAACTTAACTGCAGCAAACAGATTGGTGTCTAGTTTGTCCAAAACAGATCATTCCACTGGACTTTTCTATCTTATCATGCAAGAATCGGATAGCAACCTTGTTGCTTATCCCCTCAAAACCTTACCATACGCTGAGGATCACTACTGGGCTGAGATTGACAATGCTACTACCGG ttCGGTGCAGCTGAGTCTTAACACGGAAGGATTTCTTTGCCTAAGAGAGCATCAATGTTTTGTCAACAACACAAACTTGTTGAGAAATAGCAATTCTCAGAAACAGAACACAACCTCAATATACCGGGCAACATTTGATTTTGATGGGGTTTTCAGATTGTATGAGCACCAATTTGATGGTGAGGGAAATAGAAGGCCATTAAGTGTTGAAATTAGGTGGGAAGCCTTGCATGATAAATGCCAAATCAATGGTTTTTGTGGCTTCAACAGTTACTGCTCCAACACCAATATGTGTCACTGTTATCCTGGTTTCGTCCCCATCAGCAGCAATGGCATGTTTCTGGAATGCAAACTGAACTACAGCAAAGATGAATGTCAATCTAATCCTGACCCATCTTCGCTGTACGATGTTACTCTTTTGGAGCACATGTCATGGAGTGATTTCCCATATTTGGTTACAAAAGAAACAACAATGGAAGCATGTGAGGAGTCTTGCAAGGAAGATTGTGATTGTGGGGGAGCATTGTATGCAAATAATGGTGGTATCTGCAGCATATACAGGCTTCCACTCAGATATGGCAGAAAGGTTCCAAATGCATCAGACACAGCCACAGCCATTTTCAAAGTGCCTTATCATTCAGGATTTCTAATTAACCAAACACATCTAGACCCGGATTCCCATGTTGTTGTTGATAACAAGAGAAGCCTAATACTGATTCTATCCTCTTCTTTGGGCTCTGTCACATTGCTCTGTGTGATCATTGCTGTCTCGGTTTTCTTCAATTATAGGCATCATGTTTATAGTTATGCAAAGTTGTCTGCAAGCTCAAACCTGGGATTCACCAAGGAATGTTCATTGCGTTCGTTTTCCTTTGACGAACTTCTGGAAGCAACTAGTGGCTTCACGGAAGAGATAGGAAGAGGGTCTTATGGAGCAGTTTATAAAGGAACAGTAACAGGTGATGGTAGTAACAAAAGCGTTGCTGTGAAGAGACTAGAGAGGATTGCTGATGATGAAGGAGAGAGGGAATTCCGAGCTGAAGTTACTGCCATTGCTCGAACTCACCATAGGAATCTGGTTAAGCTTGTTGGGTATTGTATTGAAGGGTCAAGGAAGCTTCTTGTTTATGAATATGTTAGCAATGGCTGCCTCGCGAATCTTCTGTTTAAGGGTAagaatcatcatcatcatcatcatgatcaGGCACTTCCATGgaaagagaggattaaaattgcATTGGATGTAGCCAGAGGAGTGCAGTATCTGCATGAAGAGTGCGGAGTTCGAATCGTCCATTGCAATCTTAAGCCACAAAATATACTGATTGATGAAGCATGGACAGCAAAGATATCTGATTTTGGATTAGCACGGCTTTTGAAGCAGCCTCAACAACCAGAGTTTCTTACTGATGATGAGGTAAGAAGCAGTTACTTGGCACCTGAATGGAAGAATGAGGCATCACCATCTTTATCTTCATGTTCATCTCCATTGGTGTCTGTGAAAGTTGATATTTACAGCTATGGGGTTGTGGTGTTGGAGATAGTGTGCCGCAGAAGAAGTATAGATGTAAATGTGAAGTGTCCAGAGGAGGTTCTTCTTTCAAGTTGGGTGTATCAGTGTTATGCAGAAGGAGAGTTGAGGAAGCTTGTTGTTAATGAATCAGAAGAAGAGGATACAGATTGGAAGACATTAGAGAGAATGGTGAAGGTGGGGTTGTGGTGTGTGCAGGATGATCCATCACTGCGTCCTTCAATGAAGAATGTTATCTTGATGTTGGAAGGTTGGAAACCTATTCCaactcctccatctcctcttgCTTCAACTTAA